The region TGGAGCAGATGGCCCAGGCAAAGTACGAGCAGCAGCGCGATGATGAACAGGAGAGCATGGCCAAGAAACACAAAAAGAAGCACAAGCGTGAGGAGTCTCTGGTAGAGCTGCACCAGAAAAAGCTGAGAAAGGAGCAGAGGGAAAAGGTGAGAAGGAAATTAATATCTCAagtatttattattgattttaaatgtATCCTTTTAAAGGAAAAGGAACTGGCTGCCTCGGGTTCCAAGCCAGAACGAAGGCCCTTTAGCAGGGATGTGGACCTGAAGCTCAACAAGATCGACAAGAATCAAACCAAGCAGATTGTGGACAAGGCCAAGATACTCAATACCAAGTTTTCTAGGGGTCAGGCGAAGTACTTGTAAAATCGATGGACGaaactaaataaaacatacaccatttttaagaaatttactAGGTCTTAAGTTCGAAATaagtataattattttagGCGCTCAAAAATAGTATGTTTAAGTACAAAACTAATTGAAGTTTTTaacaaatatgaaatatagattgtaaaaaaaaggagaagatCGCGTTGACGaacaataaaactaaaaaaattctCATACCTAAAAAGGTTTTATACTTTAAGAGATTTAGTTGCTTAGTCACATAGCTTAAACCTCGTTTTAATCGACATAAATAAGATGACGTACACATAGTTAGGCAATACAAGCTAGAGAGTAGGAGGCCTTTTCAGCGCTGTGGCGGTGGTTTCGGCTTTGGAATCTTTGAGAGCAGCATCTGGATCTCGTCCTTCTCCTTCCAGTCCTTCCACAACTCATACAGATTGACAATGGCCCGCACGATCTCCTGGACCTTGTCCAGATCCACATTCAGCTCGGCGAACCACTGCTTCGTGGCGTCCTTTTGCAGGATAACGCAGGCGATCTGCAGGCAGGCGATGGCGATctgaaaataatttgtttataaacttGAAAGAGCACCCAGTAAGGAGTACCTACCTGATAGGGAGGATACAGCAGGCAGACATCGGTGCGCAGGGAATCGTTCACAATACGCCAGCTCAGGGTGAGCAGCTGGTCCTCCTGGCCCATGTCCTGAACCAACTGCAGCAGCGGTCTGTATGGCTGGTAGACTATCAGGCAGCAGTCCAAGTTCTCCAGCAGGTAAAATTCGCACTCGAGGATGTGGTTGGTGCGGTAGGGGAACTCCTGGGCATACGCATAGCTGAACTTGGTCTTGATGGCCGACTGGCAGATGGATATCAGTCGGGAATTGGAGATGACGCCGAATTCCTCCACCTTGGAGGCCAGCAGGATGCAGGTGGGCGCCAGGAGCAGGGGATCTATGTTCTTCAGCGAGTTCCTCGCGTAGAACCGCTTGAAGTAAACCGTGGCCGTGGCAATGACCTGCTGGCGCAGCTTAAGCTGCTCTCCCAGCACCTGGATCACGTTGGCGAAGAAGATAAACACCTTCTGGTACTCATCCTCGTTCAGAGCCAACAAATCGTGCTGACGCTCCCGCAGCAAATCGGGTTTGTCCAGAATCCACTGCTGTGAGTGCGAGCTTTGCCAGAAGTTTCCCGCCATTTCGGTGAGCAGTAGGCCGAGCAACACAAGCCGGCCAAGAGTTTTGCGTTAGCTATCCAAATTAAAGGTGTTTTTCAAAAGAAAGCCGGAGAACCAGAAAAAACGAGCAATTGTGTTGCTTTTGCAGACAGTGTGTGCACACCTGTGGTATTTTGCTCGAACAGCTGAGTGGCCGCAGACTCGATAAATATCGATTCCCGATAggcgtgtgtttgtgtgtgtaaGTTTTTCAGCCGCGGCCACAGACGAAAAagtctaaaatattttttagttaataGGCTACTTAAACGAATTAACTGAACGATGGCGTTGCGAGTTCTTGGAGTGACGCAGAACATGCGCTCCTTCATCCGGGGCGTTGACATGGCCAAGGTGAGTAGATCCAATCACCCAATGATTACGCTCCACAGGATTTAAATTACGTAATTGTGAATATTTCTGTTTTGGCTGTGTTTTtggtgaaaactattaataatgtGGATAAACAATCTCCCTATGAAGGGTTCTTAGGAGCTAGAAAGTATTTTTGGCGAAAACTTGGACATTTCTTACGGGGCAACCCCTCACAATCACTTTGAGGTTATGTCCGTGTTTTACTTAACTTTGGCCTAaagttttccccattttcccgaACTTACAGCGCTACAAGTCGGCTGCCACTCTGCAGAAGACCCTGCTGAACATACCCGCCACCCAGGTGACCAAGCTGGACAACGGTCTCCGCGTGGCCAGCGAGGATTCCGGCGCCTCCACCGCCACCGTGGGTCTCTGGATCGATGCAGGCTCTCGGTCCGAGAACGAGAAGAACAACGGAGTGGCCCACTTCCTGGAGCACATGGCCTTCAAGGTGGGCTCACCTAGCTTAGCCGTTTTTACATCCTGGTAATCTCTTTTTCATGCCCCTTTTAGGGCACTGCCAAGCGGTCGCAGACCGACCTcgagctggaggtggagaacCTGGGCGCCCACTTGAACGCCTACACCTCCCGGGAGCAGACCGTCTTCTACGCCAAGTGCTTGTCCAAGGATGTGCCCAAGGCCGTCGAGATCCTGGCCGACATCATCCAGAACTCCAAGCTGGGCGAGGCTGAGATCGCCCGCGAGCGCTCGGTGATCCTGCGCGAGATGCAGGAGGTGGAGAGCAACCTGCAGGAGGTGGTCTTCGATCACCTGCACGCCACCGCCTACCAGGGCACTCCCCTGGGCCAGACCATCCTGGGACCCACCAAAAACATTCAGTAAGTATTTAGGttcatatttattaataaatatctttaacTTGTTATCTTCTTCAGGTCCATTGGCAAATCCGACCTGACCGACTACATCTCGACCCACTACAAGGCTTCGCGCATCGTTCTGGCCGCCGCCGGCGGCGTCAAGCACGATGACCTGGTCAAGCTGGCCTGCGGCAGCCTGGGTGGCCTGGAGGCCAGTGTGCTGCCCGCGGAGGTCACTCCGTGCCGCTTCACCGGTTCCGAGGTGCGCGTGCGCGACGACTCCCTGCCCCTGGCCCATGTGGCCATCGCCGTCGAGGGCTGCGGCTGGACCGACCAGGACAACATCCCCCTGATGGTGGCCAACACCCTGGTGGGTGCGTGGGATCGTTCTCAGGGCGGTGGCGCCAACAACGCCTCCAACCTGGCCCGTGCCAGCGCTGAGGACAGTGAGTAATCCTAAGAGTTCACGACGATTTCCATATTAACAATCATATTTCCCCACAGACCTTTGCCACAGCTTCCAGTCGTTCAACACATGCTACAAGGACACCGGTCTCTGGGGCATTTACTTCGTCTGCGATCCCCTGCAGTGTGAGGTGAGTAACGAGTCTTGGCTCGATGTACATGGCTTTCAATTTAGAAATAGATAAGATAAACGTAATACCTTCTCTAATCCCCTAATTCTCCCTCTCCAGGACATGCTGTTCAACGTGCAGAGCGAGTGGATGCGCCTGTGCACCATGGTCACCGAGGCCGAGGTCGAGCGCGCCAAGAACCTGCTGAAGACCAAcatgctgctgcagctggacGGCACCACGCCCATCTGCGAGGACATTGGCCGCCAGATTCTGTGCTACAACCGCCGCATCCCGCTGCACGAGCTGGAGCAGCGCATCGATGCCGTGAGTGTGGGCAATGTGCGCGACGTCGCCATGAAGTACATCTACGACCGGTGCCCGG is a window of Drosophila biarmipes strain raj3 chromosome 3R, RU_DBia_V1.1, whole genome shotgun sequence DNA encoding:
- the LOC108031683 gene encoding cyclin-C — protein: MAGNFWQSSHSQQWILDKPDLLRERQHDLLALNEDEYQKVFIFFANVIQVLGEQLKLRQQVIATATVYFKRFYARNSLKNIDPLLLAPTCILLASKVEEFGVISNSRLISICQSAIKTKFSYAYAQEFPYRTNHILECEFYLLENLDCCLIVYQPYRPLLQLVQDMGQEDQLLTLSWRIVNDSLRTDVCLLYPPYQIAIACLQIACVILQKDATKQWFAELNVDLDKVQEIVRAIVNLYELWKDWKEKDEIQMLLSKIPKPKPPPQR
- the LOC108031682 gene encoding mitochondrial-processing peptidase subunit beta, which gives rise to MALRVLGVTQNMRSFIRGVDMAKRYKSAATLQKTLLNIPATQVTKLDNGLRVASEDSGASTATVGLWIDAGSRSENEKNNGVAHFLEHMAFKGTAKRSQTDLELEVENLGAHLNAYTSREQTVFYAKCLSKDVPKAVEILADIIQNSKLGEAEIARERSVILREMQEVESNLQEVVFDHLHATAYQGTPLGQTILGPTKNIQSIGKSDLTDYISTHYKASRIVLAAAGGVKHDDLVKLACGSLGGLEASVLPAEVTPCRFTGSEVRVRDDSLPLAHVAIAVEGCGWTDQDNIPLMVANTLVGAWDRSQGGGANNASNLARASAEDNLCHSFQSFNTCYKDTGLWGIYFVCDPLQCEDMLFNVQSEWMRLCTMVTEAEVERAKNLLKTNMLLQLDGTTPICEDIGRQILCYNRRIPLHELEQRIDAVSVGNVRDVAMKYIYDRCPAVAAVGPVENLPDYNRIRSSMYWLRV